One Streptomyces sp. SAI-135 DNA segment encodes these proteins:
- a CDS encoding rhomboid-like protein, which yields MRINRGLHRVWAYIRSAPGTYVWLAVLFVTTVALHHMSPEFEEEFLRQRSTNIRELSSDPVRVLVSSAMWIDSGHWLPYVVLYSLFHAPAERWLGTARWLAVCAAAHVLATLIGEGALLWGIRHAMAPASAVNTLDIGVSYALAGVIAVLVYRIPRPWRYVYGFAVLVVYAVPLVTGRTFTDLGHFASVLIGFGCRPLVRGREKARNPKETAELPTG from the coding sequence ATGCGAATCAACCGGGGCCTCCACAGGGTGTGGGCGTACATCCGCAGCGCCCCCGGCACCTATGTGTGGCTGGCGGTCCTTTTCGTGACGACGGTGGCGTTGCACCACATGTCGCCGGAGTTCGAGGAGGAGTTCCTGCGGCAGCGCTCGACCAACATCCGTGAGCTGTCGAGCGATCCGGTGCGGGTGCTGGTCTCCAGCGCGATGTGGATCGACAGCGGGCACTGGCTGCCGTACGTCGTCCTCTACTCCCTCTTCCACGCGCCGGCCGAGCGCTGGCTGGGCACCGCGCGCTGGCTGGCGGTGTGCGCGGCGGCGCACGTCCTGGCCACGCTGATCGGCGAAGGGGCGCTGCTGTGGGGGATACGGCACGCGATGGCGCCCGCGTCCGCGGTCAACACGCTGGACATCGGGGTGAGTTACGCGCTGGCCGGGGTGATCGCCGTGCTCGTGTACCGGATCCCGCGGCCCTGGCGGTACGTCTACGGGTTCGCGGTCCTCGTCGTGTACGCGGTGCCCCTGGTGACCGGACGGACCTTCACCGACCTCGGGCACTTCGCCTCGGTCCTGATCGGTTTCGGGTGCCGGCCACTGGTCCGGGGGCGGGAAAAAGCACGGAATCCGAAGGAGACAGCGGAACTGCCGACGGGTTAA
- a CDS encoding aminoglycoside phosphotransferase family protein, translating to MIDIPEELAAAQELYNGDRGREFIAGLPALAEDFLERWQLRPDGSPMHGVTALVLPVVRRGDGTPAVLKLQLLDEESAGEPVALRRWDGEGAVRLLDHDPVTHTMLLERLDSARMLSTLPGTRDAVLVIAGLLARLTAHPAPPGMRRLGDIAQGMLERTPHVLDHIPDPEIRRTVADCAAAVREVADEPGDRLLHWDLHDENVLAAGRAPWLAIDPKPLAGDPGFDLWPALDNRYEPDEVLWRFDAMTDVLGLDRARARAWTLGRLLQNALWDIEDGRPLEPRQLDIAHRLRTHRSRQP from the coding sequence GTGATCGACATCCCGGAGGAACTGGCGGCGGCACAGGAGCTCTACAACGGCGACCGGGGCCGGGAGTTCATCGCCGGGCTGCCCGCTCTGGCCGAGGACTTCCTGGAGCGCTGGCAGCTCAGGCCGGACGGTTCCCCGATGCACGGGGTCACCGCCCTGGTCCTGCCGGTCGTCCGCCGCGGCGACGGCACCCCGGCCGTCCTCAAGCTCCAGCTCCTCGACGAGGAGAGCGCCGGCGAACCCGTCGCCCTGCGCCGGTGGGACGGCGAGGGGGCGGTCCGCCTGCTCGACCACGACCCGGTCACCCACACCATGCTCCTGGAGCGGCTCGACTCCGCCCGCATGCTGTCCACCCTGCCCGGCACCCGGGACGCGGTCCTGGTCATCGCCGGTCTGCTGGCCCGGCTGACCGCGCATCCCGCCCCGCCCGGGATGCGCCGGCTCGGTGACATCGCGCAGGGCATGCTGGAGAGGACCCCGCACGTCCTCGATCACATCCCGGACCCGGAGATCCGCCGTACCGTCGCCGACTGCGCGGCCGCCGTGCGCGAGGTCGCCGACGAACCCGGCGACCGGCTCCTGCACTGGGACCTGCACGACGAGAACGTCCTCGCCGCGGGCCGCGCCCCCTGGCTCGCCATCGACCCCAAACCCCTGGCCGGCGACCCCGGCTTCGACCTCTGGCCCGCCCTCGACAACCGCTACGAACCCGACGAGGTCCTCTGGCGCTTCGACGCCATGACCGACGTCCTCGGCCTGGACCGCGCACGCGCGCGTGCCTGGACCCTGGGACGCCTCCTGCAGAACGCCCTCTGGGACATCGAGGACGGCCGCCCCCTGGAACCCCGACAGCTCGACATCGCCCACCGCCTGCGCACCCACCGGAGCCGACAGCCGTGA
- a CDS encoding GNAT family N-acetyltransferase encodes MIRPATPADIPAIHTLIRDLAAYEKALPEAKATEEQLHEALFGPRPAAYAHVATDATDAVVGYAVWFLNFSTWRGVHGIYLEDLYVRPTARGGGHGKALLTELARICVERGYQRLEWSVLNWNTPAIDFYESLGARPQDEWTVYRLTDEALTKASGTA; translated from the coding sequence GTGATCCGCCCCGCCACCCCCGCCGACATCCCCGCCATCCACACCCTGATCCGCGACCTCGCCGCCTACGAGAAGGCCCTGCCGGAAGCGAAGGCGACCGAGGAGCAACTGCACGAGGCCCTCTTCGGCCCGCGCCCCGCCGCCTACGCCCACGTGGCGACCGACGCCACCGACGCGGTGGTCGGCTACGCCGTCTGGTTCCTCAACTTCTCCACCTGGCGGGGTGTGCACGGCATCTACCTGGAGGACCTCTACGTCCGCCCCACCGCCCGCGGCGGCGGCCACGGCAAGGCCCTGCTCACCGAACTCGCCCGCATCTGCGTCGAGCGCGGCTACCAGCGCCTCGAATGGTCCGTCCTGAACTGGAACACCCCCGCGATCGACTTCTACGAGTCCCTCGGCGCCCGCCCACAGGACGAGTGGACGGTCTACCGCCTCACCGACGAAGCCCTCACGAAGGCCTCCGGCACCGCGTGA
- the vanR-Sc gene encoding VanSc-type vancomycin resistance response regulator transcription factor VanR: MRVLIVEDELYLAEAIRDGLRLEAIASDIAGDGDTALELLSVNTYDIAVLDRDIPGPSGDEIAERIIASGSGMPILMLTAADRLDDKATGFGIGADDYLTKPFELQELALRLRALDRRRAHSRPPVREIAGLRLDPFRREVYRDGRYVALTRKQFAVLEVLVGAEGGVVSAEALLERAWDENADPFTNAVRITVSALRKRLGEPWIIATVPGVGYRIDTEPGPPGDGEADQG; the protein is encoded by the coding sequence ATGCGTGTGCTGATCGTCGAGGACGAGCTCTACCTGGCGGAAGCCATCCGCGACGGTCTCCGCCTGGAAGCGATCGCCTCCGACATCGCGGGCGACGGCGACACCGCCCTGGAACTGCTGAGCGTCAACACCTACGACATCGCCGTCCTGGACCGGGACATCCCCGGCCCGTCCGGCGACGAGATCGCCGAACGCATCATCGCCTCCGGCAGCGGCATGCCGATCCTGATGCTCACCGCGGCCGACCGCCTCGACGACAAGGCCACCGGGTTCGGGATCGGCGCCGACGACTACCTCACCAAACCCTTCGAACTCCAGGAGCTCGCCCTCCGGCTCCGGGCACTCGACCGCAGACGCGCCCACAGCAGACCGCCCGTGCGGGAGATCGCCGGTCTGCGCCTGGACCCGTTCCGCAGGGAGGTCTACCGGGACGGCCGCTACGTCGCCCTGACCAGGAAGCAGTTCGCCGTGCTCGAAGTCCTCGTCGGCGCCGAAGGCGGTGTCGTCAGCGCCGAAGCCCTCCTGGAACGCGCGTGGGACGAGAACGCCGACCCCTTCACCAACGCCGTACGCATCACCGTCTCGGCCCTGCGCAAGCGCCTGGGCGAACCCTGGATCATCGCCACCGTGCCGGGAGTCGGCTACCGCATCGACACCGAGCCGGGGCCGCCCGGGGACGGGGAAGCGGACCAGGGATGA
- the ugpC gene encoding sn-glycerol-3-phosphate ABC transporter ATP-binding protein UgpC has translation MATVSFDKATRIYPGSTKPAVDGLDIHIEDGEFLVLVGPSGCGKSTSLRMLAGLEDVNGGAIRIGDRDVTHLPPKDRDIAMVFQNYALYPHMTVADNMGFALKIAGINKAEIRQKVEEAAKILDLTEYLDRKPKALSGGQRQRVAMGRAIVREPQVFLMDEPLSNLDAKLRVSTRTQIASLQRRLGITTVYVTHDQVEAMTMGDRVAVLKDGLLQQVDSPRNMYDRPANLFVAGFIGSPAMNLVEVPITDGGVKFGNSVVPVNREALKAASDKGDTTVTVGVRPEHFDIVEHNGAAASALSKDTEDAPAGLAVSVNVVEELGADGYVYGSAKVGDDLKDLVVRVSGRAVPEKGATLHVVPRPGETHVFSTSTGERLSD, from the coding sequence ATGGCCACTGTTTCGTTCGACAAGGCGACCCGTATTTACCCGGGTTCCACGAAGCCCGCCGTCGACGGTCTCGACATCCACATCGAGGACGGCGAGTTCCTCGTCCTGGTCGGCCCGTCCGGCTGTGGCAAGTCGACCTCGCTCCGCATGCTGGCGGGGCTCGAGGACGTCAACGGCGGCGCCATCCGCATCGGCGACCGCGACGTCACGCACCTGCCGCCGAAGGACCGGGACATCGCCATGGTGTTCCAGAACTACGCCCTGTACCCGCACATGACGGTCGCCGACAACATGGGCTTCGCGCTCAAGATCGCCGGCATCAACAAGGCGGAGATCCGGCAGAAGGTCGAGGAGGCCGCGAAGATCCTCGACCTCACCGAGTACCTGGACCGCAAGCCGAAGGCCCTCTCGGGTGGTCAGCGCCAGCGTGTCGCGATGGGCCGCGCCATCGTGCGTGAGCCCCAGGTCTTCCTCATGGACGAGCCGCTGTCCAACCTGGACGCCAAGCTCCGTGTGTCGACCCGTACGCAGATCGCCTCGCTCCAGCGCCGTCTCGGCATCACCACCGTCTACGTCACCCACGACCAGGTCGAGGCCATGACGATGGGCGACCGTGTGGCCGTCCTCAAGGACGGCCTGCTCCAGCAGGTCGACTCCCCGCGCAACATGTACGACCGCCCGGCGAACCTCTTCGTCGCCGGCTTCATCGGCTCCCCGGCGATGAACCTCGTCGAGGTCCCGATCACCGACGGCGGTGTGAAGTTCGGCAACAGCGTGGTGCCCGTCAACCGCGAGGCCCTCAAGGCCGCCTCCGACAAGGGTGACACCACGGTCACCGTCGGCGTCCGCCCCGAGCACTTCGACATCGTCGAGCACAACGGCGCCGCCGCCTCCGCCCTCTCCAAGGACACCGAGGACGCCCCGGCCGGTCTCGCGGTCTCCGTGAACGTGGTCGAGGAGCTCGGCGCCGACGGTTACGTCTACGGCTCCGCCAAGGTCGGCGACGACCTGAAGGACCTGGTCGTCCGCGTCAGCGGCCGCGCCGTCCCGGAGAAGGGCGCCACGCTGCACGTCGTGCCGCGTCCGGGCGAGACCCACGTGTTCTCGACCTCCACGGGCGAGCGCCTCTCCGACTGA
- a CDS encoding nucleotidyltransferase family protein — protein sequence MTDPNAASRPTQAVILAGGQGSRLRPYTDDRPKPMVEIPGTGTPIIGHQLVWLAEEGVTDVVVSCGHLAEVLQDWLRTADLPLRVTTVIETEPLGRGGGLKYAAAHLPHPDQAWYATNGDIWTRFSLRDMADFHTERDAIATLALARPRIPWGAVQTDGFGHITDFIEAPPSTFEINAGVYVFSPAFAALLPERGDHERTTFPTLARELRLAGFPIPQGAYWRAIDTAKDLTEAAKELAALGR from the coding sequence ATGACCGATCCGAACGCCGCGTCCCGTCCGACCCAGGCCGTGATCCTGGCCGGCGGCCAGGGCTCCAGGCTGCGCCCCTACACCGACGACCGGCCCAAGCCGATGGTCGAGATCCCCGGCACGGGGACTCCGATCATCGGCCATCAGCTTGTCTGGCTCGCCGAGGAAGGCGTGACGGACGTGGTGGTCAGCTGCGGGCATCTCGCCGAGGTGCTCCAGGACTGGCTGCGGACGGCCGATCTGCCGTTGCGGGTCACGACGGTCATCGAGACGGAGCCGCTCGGCCGGGGCGGCGGACTGAAGTACGCGGCGGCGCATCTGCCGCACCCGGACCAGGCGTGGTACGCGACGAACGGTGACATCTGGACCCGGTTCTCGCTGCGGGACATGGCGGACTTCCACACCGAGCGGGACGCGATCGCGACGCTCGCGCTGGCGCGGCCGCGGATTCCGTGGGGGGCGGTGCAGACCGACGGGTTCGGACACATCACGGACTTCATAGAGGCACCCCCGTCGACGTTCGAGATCAACGCCGGTGTCTACGTCTTCTCGCCCGCGTTCGCCGCGCTGCTGCCGGAGCGGGGGGACCACGAGCGGACCACGTTCCCCACGCTGGCGCGCGAGCTGCGGCTCGCCGGGTTCCCGATCCCGCAGGGGGCGTACTGGCGGGCCATCGACACCGCGAAGGACCTGACCGAGGCGGCGAAGGAACTGGCGGCACTCGGTCGGTAG
- a CDS encoding DoxX family protein, whose translation MSVDTRTPRTPTGDGPSGFDDAPALSMVKVPSDPAQIIVNHASFRVQLGASTRRAQSPRIARHLIAAEDTARMPAVGAAGRRRPVVWSGRSAPDDTGAHRLLQAVRGGSVGHAEAPAADAGATQVIPRIDVDHGYQADYDDELAQTMETPVVGAQRTPDGDGTRLLPHMRTVGSAYDEPPYEGEEFDDGFDEARADRATRRQGDEAARHAYYPGRRMNLGVVLLPLRIFLGFISIYAGMGKLCDPVYFDGGKRGSMVKWLNTLHPWEVAEPLRQFALQHPVGSGLVIAFFQVIVGVLTILGCWQRVAAVVGAGLSAALLVTVSWKSVPAYDTPDIIYLAAWSPLIIAGAPVYSIDGRLAGSAWRRLGPRSDIWELRRFVLRRGALITAIVTGLTLLIGSVLGGAVRDADRVIVPGPGEAPRNELPGSPLPQDSAKARKKSPSASTRPSQGATSGPSAAPSAAPGATRDTGTGTGGSPSQTQGTTGQTSPQQSSPVQQAPSTTSGPTGGTSTSGGSTGGSGTGGSSSGEPGLVGGLLG comes from the coding sequence ATGAGTGTGGACACCAGAACACCCCGCACACCCACGGGGGACGGCCCGTCGGGATTCGACGACGCTCCCGCGCTGAGCATGGTGAAGGTGCCGAGCGATCCGGCGCAGATCATCGTCAATCATGCGAGCTTCCGCGTGCAGCTGGGCGCGTCGACGAGACGCGCCCAATCCCCGCGGATCGCACGGCACTTGATCGCCGCCGAGGACACCGCCAGGATGCCGGCCGTCGGCGCCGCGGGGCGCCGTCGGCCCGTCGTGTGGAGCGGCAGGTCCGCCCCCGACGACACCGGCGCCCACCGCCTGTTGCAGGCCGTGCGGGGCGGCAGCGTCGGCCACGCCGAAGCGCCCGCCGCCGACGCCGGAGCCACCCAGGTCATCCCCCGCATCGACGTCGACCACGGCTACCAGGCCGACTACGACGACGAGTTGGCCCAGACCATGGAGACCCCGGTCGTCGGCGCCCAGCGCACACCCGACGGCGACGGCACCCGACTCCTGCCCCACATGCGCACCGTGGGCAGCGCGTACGACGAACCCCCTTACGAAGGCGAGGAGTTCGACGACGGCTTCGACGAGGCCCGCGCCGACCGCGCCACCAGGCGACAGGGCGACGAGGCCGCACGGCACGCGTACTACCCCGGCCGCCGGATGAACCTCGGCGTCGTCCTCCTCCCGCTCCGCATCTTCCTCGGCTTCATCTCCATCTACGCCGGCATGGGCAAGCTGTGCGACCCCGTCTACTTCGACGGCGGCAAGCGCGGCTCCATGGTCAAGTGGCTCAACACCCTGCACCCGTGGGAAGTGGCCGAACCACTGCGCCAGTTCGCCCTCCAGCACCCCGTCGGCTCCGGCCTCGTCATCGCCTTCTTCCAGGTCATCGTGGGCGTCCTCACGATCCTGGGCTGCTGGCAGCGGGTCGCCGCGGTCGTCGGCGCCGGCCTCTCCGCCGCGCTCCTCGTCACCGTCAGCTGGAAGAGCGTCCCCGCCTACGACACCCCCGACATCATCTACCTCGCCGCCTGGTCCCCGCTGATCATCGCGGGCGCCCCCGTCTACTCCATCGACGGCCGCCTCGCGGGCAGCGCCTGGCGGCGCCTCGGACCCCGCTCCGACATCTGGGAGCTGCGCCGCTTCGTGCTGCGCCGCGGCGCCCTCATCACGGCCATCGTCACCGGCCTCACCCTCCTGATCGGCTCCGTCCTCGGCGGTGCCGTCCGGGACGCCGACCGCGTCATCGTCCCCGGCCCCGGCGAGGCCCCGCGCAACGAACTGCCCGGCTCCCCGCTCCCGCAGGACTCCGCCAAGGCCCGCAAGAAGAGCCCGTCGGCGTCCACCCGGCCCAGCCAGGGCGCCACCAGCGGCCCGTCCGCCGCCCCCTCCGCGGCCCCCGGCGCCACCCGCGACACCGGCACGGGCACCGGCGGCTCGCCCAGCCAGACCCAGGGCACCACGGGCCAAACCTCGCCCCAGCAGTCCTCCCCGGTCCAGCAGGCCCCCAGCACCACCTCGGGCCCCACCGGGGGCACCAGCACCTCAGGCGGCTCGACCGGCGGCTCCGGCACCGGAGGCTCCTCCTCCGGCGAACCGGGCCTGGTGGGCGGCCTGTTGGGGTAG
- the rlmB gene encoding 23S rRNA (guanosine(2251)-2'-O)-methyltransferase RlmB — protein MAANNRRMSGKKGAQVGSGGQRRKGLEGKGPTPPAEMRKGHKKNRIANAKAKQTVRRPAPRGRGGKGTSEMVVGRNPVVEALREGVPAVTLYVQQFIDNDERVREALQLVADRGGVHLMEAPRPELDRMTNGLNHQGLVLQVPPYEYAHPEDLAAAAYDDGEDPLIVALDGVTDPRNLGAVVRSVSAFGGHGVVVPERRAAGMTAGAWKTSAGTAARTPVARATNLTRALEAYKKQGIVVVGLAADGEHEIGDLEALGGPVAIVVGSEGKGLSRLVGETCDFRVRIPMPGGAESLNAGVAAGIVLYEAARRRG, from the coding sequence ATGGCAGCCAACAACCGCCGCATGTCCGGCAAGAAGGGCGCGCAGGTCGGCAGTGGCGGCCAGCGGCGCAAGGGCCTGGAGGGCAAGGGTCCGACCCCGCCCGCCGAGATGCGCAAGGGGCACAAGAAGAACCGGATCGCCAACGCCAAGGCGAAGCAGACCGTGCGCCGTCCCGCGCCGCGCGGCCGGGGCGGCAAGGGCACCTCCGAGATGGTCGTGGGCCGCAACCCCGTCGTCGAGGCGCTGCGCGAGGGCGTGCCCGCGGTGACGCTCTACGTCCAGCAGTTCATCGACAACGACGAGCGGGTCCGTGAGGCGCTCCAGCTCGTCGCCGACCGCGGCGGCGTCCACCTCATGGAGGCCCCTCGCCCCGAGCTCGACCGCATGACCAACGGGCTCAACCACCAGGGCCTGGTCCTCCAGGTCCCGCCGTACGAGTACGCCCACCCCGAGGACCTCGCCGCGGCGGCCTACGACGACGGCGAGGACCCGCTGATCGTCGCCCTCGACGGCGTGACCGACCCGCGCAACCTCGGCGCGGTCGTCCGCTCGGTCTCCGCGTTCGGCGGTCACGGCGTCGTCGTACCGGAGCGGCGCGCGGCCGGCATGACCGCAGGCGCGTGGAAGACGTCCGCCGGTACGGCCGCCCGCACCCCTGTCGCGCGTGCCACCAACCTGACGCGCGCCCTGGAGGCGTACAAGAAGCAGGGCATCGTGGTCGTCGGCCTCGCCGCCGACGGCGAGCACGAGATCGGTGACCTGGAGGCGCTCGGCGGTCCGGTCGCCATCGTCGTCGGCAGCGAGGGCAAGGGCCTGTCCCGCCTGGTCGGCGAGACCTGTGACTTCCGGGTGCGGATCCCGATGCCGGGCGGCGCCGAGTCGCTGAACGCCGGTGTGGCGGCCGGGATCGTGCTGTACGAGGCGGCTCGCCGGCGGGGCTGA